A genomic region of Dunckerocampus dactyliophorus isolate RoL2022-P2 chromosome 8, RoL_Ddac_1.1, whole genome shotgun sequence contains the following coding sequences:
- the ddit3 gene encoding DNA damage-inducible transcript 3 protein: MTAEWLHLPPPYPPGAGPLCGAELEAWYEDLQDILGSDTGGAKLARAPPCGEKEPEFLDVLESCSLTWLTDGGQTWGEGVQRATEHIHNPQPLHHTTSSSSSSSSCLTPAEERKTEARSGGDLLPPEFFELLSDGGVGMVDSSSGYYHHHHQQQAHSAYPASPSASEEESPRVPDSPSCSSSSASESPSQRCSSPSSPVSSPSIYSPLRQGKRKRSAASERLNNNGALPSSGVSTQRTSSSYLSAKKSRKEREQENERKVQELTEQNERLKAEIERLGEEVQRTRRALIERLVNTRK; this comes from the exons ATGACTGCCGAGTGGCTACACCTGCCCCCGCCGTACCCCCCCGGCGCGGGGCCGCTGTGTGGTGCAGAGTTGGAGGCGTGGTATGAGGACCTGCAGGATATTCTGGGCTCCGATACAGGAGGGGCGAAGCTGGCGCGCGCCCCCCCATGTGGCGAG AAGGAACCCGAGTTCTTGGATGTTCTGGAGAGTTGCTCCCTGACGTGGTTGACGGACGGAGGTCAGACGTGGGGAGAGGGCGTCCAGAGGGCGACCGAGCACATCCACAACCCCCAGCCTCTGCATCACAccacctcttcctcctcctcctcctcctcctgcttgaCTCCAGCAGAAGAGCGGAAGACGGAGGCCAGGAGTGGCGGCGACCTGCTGCCCCCCGAGTTCTTTGAGCTGCTGAGTGATGGCGGAGTAGGGATGGTGGATTCAAGCAGTggttattatcatcatcatcatcagcagcagGCTCACAGCGCATACCCCGCATCTCCATCAGCCAGCGAGGAAGAGTCACCCCGCGTCCCAGACTCCCcgtcctgctcctcctcctccgcctcagAGTCGCCTTCCCAGCGCTGCTCGTCCCCTTCGTCGCCCGTCTCGTCCCCGTCAATCTACTCGCCCTTGCGCCAAGGCAAGCGCAAGAGGAGCGCCGCCAGCGAGAGGCTCAACAACAACGGTGCCTTGCCGTCCTCGGGCGTCTCCACTCAGCGTACGTCCTCGTCATACTTGTCGGCCAAAAAGAGTCGCAAAGAGAGGGAGCAGGAGAACGAGAGGAAGGTGCAAGAGCTGACTGAGCAGAATGAGCGTTTGAAAGCTGAGATCGAGAGGCTGGGAGAGGAAGTACAGCGGACACGTCGGGCGCTCATTGAGAGACTTGTCAACACCAGGAAGTGA